CTCGCACGTGGGCGTCCGGAAGGACATCACCGCGCAGCTCATCGAGCTGATCGCCGCCGACGACCGGGATGGCGCGGTGGAGACCTTCCTCAGCGTCTCGGTCGGGCTGCCCGCCGAGGCGATCACCGGGATGCGGGCGCAACCGGTGTGGGGCGCACTGACCGCCATCGCGCACACGTTGCCGTACGACGCCATCGTGAGCGCGGGAGGGCGACTGCCGGCTGACCGGCTGGCCGCGATCACAGCTCCGACCCTCGCGGTGGACAGCACCGGCAGTCCACAGTGGTTGCGGGATGGGAGTCGGGCCGCGGCCGAGGCAGTCCCTGGCGGTCGGTCCATCAGCCTCGACGGTGGCTACCACGAGGTGCCGCCTGCGACGCTCGCTCCCGCGCTGCGCG
This portion of the Micromonospora zamorensis genome encodes:
- a CDS encoding alpha/beta fold hydrolase produces the protein MSGTTPVVEQVRSADGTPIAFERAGTGPALVLVGGAFNDRNTTRALGAALAPDFTVFGYDRRGRGQSGDTLPYEIGREIDDLAAVIAAAGGSAAVYGVSSGAILAALAAAQGLPVTGLVLFEPPFQVGSHVGVRKDITAQLIELIAADDRDGAVETFLSVSVGLPAEAITGMRAQPVWGALTAIAHTLPYDAIVSAGGRLPADRLAAITAPTLAVDSTGSPQWLRDGSRAAAEAVPGGRSISLDGGYHEVPPATLAPALREFLLG